In Oryza sativa Japonica Group chromosome 1, ASM3414082v1, the genomic stretch CATCATACCACCATGCTTTTCCCTCGAGTCAACAAGAATGTGAATTCATTTTCTCCTGCACCATATTTCCTCCTAGTAGTATGTTACAGAGTATCTTATTTTCTTGACTAGAAAGCTATACTCAAGAATCTTGGCCAATATCTAACTCTAATAGTTTGAAATGGACCTTGTACTATGTGGCAAATAGATCATCTCCGTGCAATCTCAGAGTAACCCTTGCACGGCCACACGTGCACTTCCGATGTAACATTGATGAGGATATGGTATGACGCCGACATATGCCCATCATTCCTTAGCTTCTTTGCATGTGTAGTTATGCTGTTCAAGAAAGACTTTTGTACGTGGTGTCATCACACATGAAAATAGCAAGGTAGTGGGGATGCCAATTTCTGTAATCCTACAGCACTTGGCGCTGTGCGCAGCTAGCTGCTAGCCTATGGTTGGATTATAAAGCAGTGACCCAAAAATTTTTCTCCTGTTGTATGCATTTGGCTCTCAGAATGCTGCAAGCCAACAGATAGATGAGTCAACTTCATAGAGGTGCTCGCTGCCTAGGATGACATAATGAGCGGCCAACAACAAAACTGCATCTTGGTCGTGATCATTTGCACAGCTGGTAGTACAGTGGATACGTGGGTAGTTAGGTCATAATATAGTCCATAAACAGAATGCGCATGCAACCATATGTAGCAGAAGGACGGCGTAGATGTATAGCAAGACAAATCAGCAGAATATGTATCTGCATATGCCACTGGTATGAACAAATCTAGATAGGGAAAATCTCAAACAGGATCCCCACAAGGCCACAAGACAATGGGCAAGTTATTTTTCCTTTTGACCGAAGGATCCATTAGTGGGGGGTGCTGTTGCACTTGCACTTGCAGTTCCCTCCAATTACATTGtattttccccactccctgtCCCCTAGCACACTGTGAAATAGCTGTAGTGTGCACTCGCTCCACTTATTACTGCTCTCTCTTTAGCATTTAGCCATTTACCATATGATAGTGGATGCACTATATCAATTTTTAGGTTctctatttaataaattttctcTCCTGGGATGGTTTTTAGTATGCTAGTACTGTAACTATTAAACATTTTAtattgtacttcctccgtttcatattataagacttaattgcccacattcatatagatgttaatgaatctatacacacatatgtgtgtatagattcattaacatctatatgaatgtgggcaattctagaaagtcttataatatgaaacagagggagtacaaaataTGTACCATTGATAATTTTCAGAGGTAACTTCCATGCTGTAGCAAACTAGCAATTACCAGAGGTCTGCAGTCTACTCATCATCACTATGCCATGACAACCTCTTTTTAATACTTTGTGCTTACAAAATAACTGGTACATAACCTAATCATAAtcacttttttataaaaaaataagctACTACTCCAAGTAATTTCAACCATGGTCGGTGTTACCTGCAACTGCAGATCAAGGGTGGAATAAAATCAACAGAACAATGCTTTAATACGCATGTATCAGTCTGTCTTAGCTTTAGTTGCTGAAAAAGCAAATGTAACTTTTCAAGTAGCTTCAGCCAAGTGCAGTTGACCTTGTGTTGTGGGATTATGATTTTCATCATAATCCTGTACAGCAATCATTACTGGTAGACAATATATAaagttacaatatttttttccttcccgCTGCCTGACCGTCCATGTATAAAAGGGGCAGAGACACAATAGGTCCTTGCCAACAAATCCTCTGAAAGGAATAACGTTCTGTAAGCAGGGGTCAACATGCCTAAATCCAGATTTTTACTCACCATCATCCTTTTAATACTTCTCTGCAATGCATCTGCTGGTATGATTATTGCTATTTCTTTTGTTCAATATGCTACTGTATTATTAATTATATGTCTAAACAACCTGCTTTCGTCCTAATGCAGGCCAAACCATAGTGATGAAAAATGATATTGCTGCTACTCCAAAGTTGATAAAGGTTTGCCCCCAAAGTTTTCAGCACAGTTTCACCGAGGGAAATATTAACATCTTGGATTAATTATTTCAATTCATATATGTTAGCGCTATTTAACATTTTCCAATTTCCAGCTTTTGATGTGTCCCCTAATGTTGTCATAGTTGGTCACTTACTCACTTTATGCTCCCctcaataaaataatatagaCAACTAATGTATGAAAGTCATATAACAACACCTATTGAAGATAGTATTGTTGACTGCAGCACTAATTTGAACAAATACCATAATTAATAACTTcacatttcttttttcatttatatacttaattaattatcctTGTTCTTTATTTTCTAAATGAAGGGGCATAGTAGAAAGATTCTCACAGATATTCAGGATTATGACTATGGAGGGGCAAACTCTAAACATGATCCACGCAGAAGGCCTGGGATTGGAGGCAGGAGCCGCTAGACATCTAAGCTCCTTCGTACATATCACTGCGTATGATCGTCTGAACTACATGAAGGGGTTATATGAGTCAAACTAGTAACTTTCTGTAGCAAACTTAATATATGAATATCTGGATCCCCTGATGTAAGCTTTAATCGTTATACATCCATATGGATCAGAAAGCCATATAGATATACTCTTATCTTATTGTTAGTCTTTGTTGCATGGACTTAAGACCAGCTTATTTTATAGGGCCTTAGGTGTAATATTAATGCATAGTTCTGAGGGAGTGGATCGTCTATGAAGCCATTTTTTGCGTGATAAATATTGATATTTGCTTGTGAGTTCATACTGTCCTCTTCTATATTTTGATGAAGCAGATCTGCAAACCCCCTCCTACGCACACAAATGACCCACCCAAAAACAAGTCCCCCAACTCTAGGGCATGCTTGTTGTTAGCAAGAACAATCGTCATAGCAAACGAGGATAACAGATAAATTGGAGGGAAAAGCAGGACTTAAAAAAGGTCATTTGGCAAGTAGGCTGTGAAATATACTTACTGTAGAGCATGAGGTTTATTCAGTGCCCTTCTTCTTTAATAAAATAAGGACCAGGCTTAATAGGATAAGGATAAAGGTAGCCTTCCGGCCGAGAAAACCCAGCTTCATTCATGCGGTCACTGAGCACATGTAGTATAGGTTTTTTCAGTCCATACTCATGCCTGTTCTTTTCAAGATAAGAGTTAGCTTCCTCAGCCACCTCTATTGTGAAAGCAAATCTATTCTCTTCAGATAACATCAGCTGGTTGATGTCCAAGCATATGATCTTCCCATTTTCCCTAACTTTTCTCACTTTCTCTTCTAAGAAAGGGACACGTTCCAACTTGTACCGCAACATGTCATCCTCTTTGGTCTGCAAGGACGCATATATCAATTATATACATGGAAATCAGAAAAGAATGTGAAGTAAAGCATGGCAACAACACCCAATGTCACCTTTTCGAATGTTTTTATGTGGTGACATGCTCAATAGTGATGCAAACAATGAAGACATGGCTGGCATACAACTGCCTGGCAGCCTGCTTAACTGTTGGGCATGGTCATGCCATGCTG encodes the following:
- the LOC4324255 gene encoding protein PLASTID TRANSCRIPTIONALLY ACTIVE 7 isoform X1; this translates as MAMAMAASLAAHHHLAGGGLLPTPRASGRNGRSGITISMRAQRKQSGDSGSGKGDGGDGRVSGRRRVWRRRKLTKEDDMLRYKLERVPFLEEKVRKVRENGKIICLDINQLMLSEENRFAFTIEVAEEANSYLEKNRHEYGLKKPILHVLSDRMNEAGFSRPEGYLYPYPIKPGPYFIKEEGH
- the LOC4324255 gene encoding protein PLASTID TRANSCRIPTIONALLY ACTIVE 7 isoform X2, with translation MAMAMAASLAAHHHLAGGGLLPTPRASGRNGRSGITISMRAQSGDSGSGKGDGGDGRVSGRRRVWRRRKLTKEDDMLRYKLERVPFLEEKVRKVRENGKIICLDINQLMLSEENRFAFTIEVAEEANSYLEKNRHEYGLKKPILHVLSDRMNEAGFSRPEGYLYPYPIKPGPYFIKEEGH